The Raphanus sativus cultivar WK10039 chromosome 2, ASM80110v3, whole genome shotgun sequence genome includes a region encoding these proteins:
- the LOC108842570 gene encoding uncharacterized protein LOC108842570, with amino-acid sequence MVISGDYDMIYPPRYQGYNNFVAYPKGVPLAAPLDQLTVFAMEFDRMFDKLFVWETLLSDNLASETLLLSDNNNTCDDEPLCICNICNDAFQVCDEFITHLKSDQHRNQSLKQAACIDRYGMPKHFCQVCNHPVYGDSNLLLHNQCEEHKRKLVEKHAQEEEDCQSRKTNPELDLFYERNKKQSRKQEEAA; translated from the exons GGTGATTATGATATGATTTATCCTCCGCGTTATCAgggttataataattttgttgcATATCCAAAAGGTGTTCCCCTAGCTGCCCCTCTTGACCAGCTAACAGTCTTTGCCATGGAGTTTGACAGAATGTTTGACAAACTGTTTGTCTGGGAAACTTTATTGAGTGATAATTTGGCAAGTGAAACTTTATTATTGAGTGACAACAACAACACATGTGATGACGAACCTCTCTGCATTTGCAACATATGCAATGATGCTTTCCAAGTATGTGACGAATTCATCACTCATCTCAAGAGTGATCAGCACAGAAACCAGTCACTTAAGCAAGCAGCATGCATCGACCGCTACGGTATGCCTAAACATTTTTGCCAAGTTTGCAATCATCCCGTCTATGGCGACTCTAACCTCTTACTCCATAACCAATGTGAAGAACATAAACGCAAG CTGGTTGAGAAACATGCTCAAGAAGAGGAGGATTGCCAGAGCAGGAAGACAAATCCAGAATTGGATCTCTTCTACGAGAGAAACAAGAAGCAATCTCGCAAACAAGAAGAGGCAGCCtaa